TACACTGAGGGAGACAATCCAATAACCTTCCCAGCCCAACCCCAAATTTGGGTTGGGCCgagtcaatttttttaaaacatggaGCAGGTTAGCTCTCTAATAAAACATGGTGTCATCAAATCCTAACCCCATCACAACTCTTCTTGAAGCATAACTCACTTGTGGGTGCAAACACATAGGATCGTGTGAGTTTGCGATCTTACTCGTGACCTTAACAACACTGGCAGTCTCGCTTGTTCTAGCTTGTCTGTTCCAAATCACACAAAGACACCGTTGTCCTGATCAGCTTCGCAAGACAATCATTGTGTCACCAGTTCCTACGTCAAATGAAGCAATGACACTCCCTTATACATGTCACATACATCAAACGCATCCTCCTTGCAAATTCAATAGTCGTCAAGCATGGCGACATGTCTACATCCTTTCTTGCTGCGATCACCGATGTTGGTCTCCCTTTGTTGTCCTTTTCTCAATCTGGTCTTACTTCTGTGATTGGAGCCTAGTTGATGTTTCTCACCTTATTCGGGAGACATTTTCTATCtcctaaagtattttttttctcctctaGTGTGCAGTGACTCCTCCTAGTGGTGCTCAATCTAATTCTtccatttttacaatttatgtCAATGTTAACCTTTCCATTAACATATTAGACAGAACTAATTATGACACTTTGGGCATTTGATATAAAGCTTTGGCTTAAGGGCCAAAATTATGTTGACCATCTTTTTCAAACAACAACCTTCATTAATGAAAATGATCGCTTCTGTTGGGCTCAAGTTGATACTCAACTCTACAATTTCCTAAAGTCGACTATTAATACTTCCCACAGACAAAAATTTCATACCCATGCAACATGTTTTAGAGTCTGGAAGAGGCTCGACTATTGTACACAAATGGCATTGAATGCCTTCATGGTGTTTGTCAAAATCTCTTGAGTGTTTTTGCACCCAGACATCTTGATGGTTCTATGGTTGTAGATTTGACCAAAGTTCATGATCTCCTACATGACTTTAATGAAATGTTGCTCCTTGCTTCCATTCCTTCTCAAGATATAAAATAACACCAAACTTTCTTCATGTTAAGGACTCTATATGGACTTCCAAAATCAATTGTTCATGATCCGATTTATGTTGATGGCTCTATATTGACCTTTGTTTGGTACACCCTCTTGCTTGTGCCATGCAAGTCACCCACTGAATAATCTTCTATCTCAATTGGTGAATTTTTAGCATGGTATCAACTGCACTCGCAAAATTGGCAAGAGTCATCCCAAAATGTGTTCATTGCCATAGACTAGGCCATATGATTGACTGGTGTTATGTATCACATGGTTCTTGTTTCAAATCCCACTTTAGATTGGACGATGGTGACACCTTCCCTCTCATCGCTAGGATGACTTCTATAGATTATTCATTGCTATGGCTATTCTTTATCATTGGCCTCTTTATCATTTGGATGTCAAGAATGTTTTCCTTCATGGTGATTTGTTGAAGTAaatttatatggagcaacctcctagTTTTCTTGCTCAGGGAGAGTATTCCAGATTGGTATGTTGCCTCCAAAATCTTTATATGGTCTCAAACAATCTCCTAGGACATGGTTTGGTAGATTTAATGAAATTGtcaacaatttggtatgactcaATGGAAAGCTAATATTCAGTGTTTTATTGTTCCACAATCATTATACTTTGTAGTATATGGTGATGACATTGTTCTTACAAGTAGTGATCATCATGGCATCACACACCTGTTTTGTCATTTTCAAGCAGAAGACCTTggtaattcaaatattatttggagATTAAGATAGCATAATCCATCAATGGAATTGTCATTTTCGAAAGGAAATATAAATAGGATATTTCAGAGGAAATTTACTCATGACTTCCAAGCCCACTGACTCACCCATGGGAGCCACTTCTTAATCCTAACAAATACATAAGACTAGTTGGAAAGTCGAACTATCTCATAGTTAGTCGTCATGACACTTCCTGTGCAGTTAATGTGGTAAGTCGGTTTCTAAATCGTCCATGTCTAGGATACTGGAATGTAGTTATTCACATTTTGAAGTATATTAAAGACGCCTATAGAAAAGGTTTGTTAAATGGtcataataataacactaatgtTATGGGTTATTCACATGCAAATTAGGTTGGATCTCCTTCTGAAAGGAGATCCAACTCTAGACATTTTGTCTTTATTGGGGACAACTTGATCTCATAGAAAAGCAAGAAGCAAAGTATAGTAGCAAAATCAAATGCAAAGGTAGAATATAGAGCTACAGTCTCTACCACCTGTGACCTTATTTGGCTCAAATGGTTGCTTATACAATTGATATTTGGGGAGTTCACACAAATGACTATTATCTATGATAACCAAGTTTCCCTACATAGTTTTTTCAAATACAATATTCCATGAGAGGACTAAACAAATTGAGGTAGATTATCACTTTATCAAAGAAAAGATTGCATATGGAAACATCACCATTGAGCTTGTTAACTCTAATGATTAGTTGGCATGTATCTCTACTAAATCATTGTGGGGTCCTAGAATtgattaaatttgtaaaaagtttggttcatataatttatatgcaccaactcaagggggagtgttaaaTGTAACTAAATATACGGGCCTTGCCCATCTCTTTGTATTTCATTGAATTTGAGACGCTTACATGTTCTTATGTTGTAACACTCAAAGAGAGATTATTTATGTCCCTTCACCATATATCTCAACAGTATCCACTATAGGGTATCAAGTGGACCATAAAATTGAAATGCTACCGATTAGATTAATAATCGTCTGTATCTggaatgtaaaattaaaaagaccTGTATGAAACCAATAAACTGTTTCACTGAGAAACAGTTGATATCCTTTCTAATATGGCATAGACcttattacttaaaatatttgttaagaaAAGAACTTTTGAGCATAATCTAACATCCAACCCAAGACTACTGCAAAATCCTACTATCAAAACAAAACATGgccaaaataaagaaaagtctAAATGATGCTGAGAAACACACAGTATACAGTACCTTCACTTCATCATAGAGCTTCCTTTCCCATGCATATAATCTATCCAAGGTTGACGCATGACTTCCAGAGATCATGCACAAACTATCAAAAAGATTATTCGTAAGGTCCTCTATATCATCTTTTGAGTTTGGTCCCAACGGGTTTCTGGATGAAGAGGATAAAGATGACATTGTCCTTTGCCAAGTTAAGTACTTAACCGAGTTTTGAGCAGGTTCTAAGAAGatgtagtgaaaaaaaaaagaacattagATATAGGATTCCAGAAACAGCTTTCAACAAACAGCAGTCAGTCAATGCAGATTGAGAGACTTCTAAAAGCTTGTAATTCAGCAAATTGGTGAGTCGTTAGACACCAATATAAGCACAAAAAAGGTTAGGATCATGAAACATACTAACGATTTAAGTGGACCAGATCTGCTACTGCTGAAATTCATTATAAACTTCCAATAATCTCATGCACAACTCCAACGATACAAACATTTACGAAGAGGATATTATCATTCCTACTACTCATCACAATATCTGCAATGTCCTAGTAACGTGAGAGATCAACAGAAAAAAGACTACGAAATTACCTTCTGGAAGCTGACTTGGGTCTTCCCCACATGAGAAACATGCCTTTAAAAATGAGGGTGCAGCTGAACGACCTGTTATGATAATAATTCTCATGTTTAAGCTTCAAAGCATTTAATCTTGAAGTGAATAATGTAAAGAAACTTTCAAAACCtcttataaattgaatatttttaaacccAAAGTACAAGACATATTCTTCAAAGTATCATGATCTAGGTTATGGACATTCAAACAGGAGCTGCCTAGCCAAAGGGTAAACAATTCTATGGTTTTAGTCAAGGCATTGTTGTTGCCCGTATGTCACGTGACATATAATAAGGAAAAATGCAGCAGACCATAAAAACagcatttatttatttgtctctTCTACAAATGGATTTGAATGCTCTCATGTGACATTTTCACATGACTAAGAGTGACAAACAGAGACCCGGCTCAAGGCATGTCAATTTGATAGTGCCCAGAATCTTTGTCAATATTTCTATCAACATGGTCTTGTCAACTATCCTcctaaaatttctaaaatttaatattatcaatatCATAAAAAACTAACAAGGAAAGACATGGAGACTAGAGAGCTAGAAACATTACTTTCTTTAGCTGGTAATAGTGGACGAAAGTGCAACTTATTTGCCTCAAGCATTCTTGGAACCTCTTTACCAGATTCAGAAGCTTTCACAAAGAGAAATTCAATATCTTTCATGCTAGAAAAGATATCCTTAGGAACAACTTTTTCACTGTGATTTTCATTCTCCATCAATTGATTTGATTCGGCTGGAAGTTCAACTTCTGTAGAAGCTGTCTCTAATTGTGATGCAACAGGGGAGTTCCCCTTCTCCACATTCACATGTTCAAATTCAGAAGTAGAATTCCCTTTCAAAGGCTTAATTGTGGCAGGTGATTCATTGGTTCTAACATGATCATTAACTctgttaaaattttcaaatctttgGACTAGGGTATCTGTGGCAGGCTCGTCATCAAATTCATCTTCGGAGTACGTAGAGTCTTCCCTTCCATGAGAAGAAACCTTCTCATCATCTTCTAATTCAGGAATTCCTTCCTCCTCCATAAGTTGTGTTATATCATCAGCATTCCCCACCATATCTTGGTGCATGACCTtcctttgaaaagaaaattgatgatcaATAGGATGAAAGAGACCAAAATAATCCCATGGTGGAGTTTCAACTGGAAGAGAAGAATCTCCAGCAGATGCTGATGGTTCAAACTTTTCAGGGGGTTGAGCAGCAGCATCGTGTGGAGTACCTGATGATGTTACTATTCCAACAACAGGAACAGGTAGTTTTTCTTCAACCTTTTTAGAAGAACTGGAGCTAAATTTCATATGATTTGCTTGGAACTTACTAGAGCTAGGAGGAGAGGGAGTTGGAGAAAAGGTTTCAGTTGTATCAATGTGTTGAGACACAGAACGCGAAGAAAGTGAGAATTGGGACAGGGTTTTCTCAAGTGGCTCCAGTGTGGCATTGGTAATTGGTGCTTCAGGTTCTGTGAATTTTCTCAAAGCTATTCCTGTACTTTTCAGTGACTGGACATATGAAACATGAGCAGCTGCTAAAGAGCAGCGCCCGTCAAGTGCTTGCCTAACAAATTTCTTCCTTTCACGGCATAGCTGGAGTGCCTTATCATCATCTATTTTGGAGCTCGAGGCCCCCATTATCTCAAATCTAGTCTTCCTTTTCGCTTTCTGCAAATTTTGGTGTATAAATTCTATCTGCACATTAATTCAGCATCAAATTATTAGAGAAACAACTCATTATATACTAGTAGTAGTGATAATAAACACCATAAACAACACAAGAAGTGACAGTTAAAAAGCATAAATCCAGATTATGAAACATAATAATTGTAACCAACCAGCGTTCAAGTATAAAGTGGCAAAGATCTAACAAGTTATAAATACCAAATCTTTCTTTCGTCATACGTCGCgacaaaagaaataattatgacgaACACAACgacaaaaaatcaaaattaaaagcaaaaagttaataaaatcacCAATCCAATAAACAGCCTCAGCAGCTGCCAAAGGAAAACTGAACCATTCACTCTCCAAAGAAACAATTTCCAAGTTTGTTTGCATATGAAAAAGgaacaaagaaaacaaattacatCCTCAGACAACATCATTCACTCTCCAAAGAAACAATTTCCAAGCAAGTTTGTTTGCATATGAAAAAGGagcaaagaaaacaaattacatCCTCAGACAACACTAACCTTGCACAATCCACACTAAAACAGGTGATACTATTTTGAcatcataaaaacaaaaaataaataaattaaacaccAAATTTGGGGGCAAAGAGACAAGAGAACAGCATGAATATTTCCACAAAGTTTCCCAATTTAGCAGACTAATTCACATTAACTATGCATAAACAACATTCCACCCTCAATCCAAAATCCCTCAACTTTCCCACTAAAAACATTAAGCCGTTTAAATGATAAAGGGACACCACCAAGAATACAACCGAATACAGCATAACACTATAGCAATAAAGACACGCAAACCGCAAACTTACTGTATAATCCAATTCTACACTACAGTGCTTGGAGATGCAGAAAGTAATAATCTTTAACATAAAAAGAACAACTTTCAACAAAGTAAGAGAAAACCCATCAGCAAAATAGGGAATCTGGAAAAGGGTAATTCTAAAACACCCAGAAAATTTTCAATCAACCCGAATAGCACagtgaacacaaaaaaaaaaataaatgagagaCTGTAAATAGAATTTCATAAGGTTGAGAATTTGGGGTACCTAGAGTGCAGTGAATCAGTGATGCACGGCAAGAACATGGATTTCGGCGAAAATTGTAAACAAAGAAGAACAGAACTTCTATTTTATCTTCCAGAGAGAGAAATAGAAAGAGTGTGGAGGACGAATCTTGATCGGCCCATTAGATGTTTCCATGCAAAAGGCATAAAAAAGGACAATCCATCTGAGTTTAGATGTGGGCCCCACTCATGTTTGAACGCACATTGACCATTCAGTTTCatgaaaatggaagaaaaaaaacaattggTCCTATGTTATCACggaaacatatttaaaataagttttcacTCAAAATTACTGTAAGAatgcataaaaatataataaagatgtattaattacatttttaaaatgaaaattaatttatttataccaCTTATCGGTTAAACATGATAAATAtcgatgtattttatttttaatataatata
This portion of the Vigna unguiculata cultivar IT97K-499-35 chromosome 6, ASM411807v1, whole genome shotgun sequence genome encodes:
- the LOC114188678 gene encoding nitrate regulatory gene2 protein-like, whose product is MGASSSKIDDDKALQLCRERKKFVRQALDGRCSLAAAHVSYVQSLKSTGIALRKFTEPEAPITNATLEPLEKTLSQFSLSSRSVSQHIDTTETFSPTPSPPSSSKFQANHMKFSSSSSKKVEEKLPVPVVGIVTSSGTPHDAAAQPPEKFEPSASAGDSSLPVETPPWDYFGLFHPIDHQFSFQRKVMHQDMVGNADDITQLMEEEGIPELEDDEKVSSHGREDSTYSEDEFDDEPATDTLVQRFENFNRVNDHVRTNESPATIKPLKGNSTSEFEHVNVEKGNSPVASQLETASTEVELPAESNQLMENENHSEKVVPKDIFSSMKDIEFLFVKASESGKEVPRMLEANKLHFRPLLPAKESRSAAPSFLKACFSCGEDPSQLPEEPAQNSVKYLTWQRTMSSLSSSSRNPLGPNSKDDIEDLTNNLFDSLCMISGSHASTLDRLYAWERKLYDEVKASGMIRREYDMKCKVLQHLESKGEKTYKIDKTRAVVKDLHSRIRVAILRIDSISKRIEELRDKELQPQLEELIEGLIRMWEVMFECHKHQFQIMSAAYNNRHARMITNSELRRQITSYLEGELHYLSSSFNKWIGAQKSYLEAINGWLYKCVSLKQKTGKKRRPQRPLLSYGPPPIYVTCEIWLEKLGELPIQDVLDAIKSLAGETARFLPHQEKNQGKGLKNPHMKYWNAHIRSESSDNLLRDDPPEDWDSGFDRFRASFLGFVAQLSNFAGSSVKMYTELRQAIQNAKNYYYHRSNSQAQDSENKKP